The following coding sequences are from one Fimbriimonadaceae bacterium window:
- a CDS encoding endonuclease/exonuclease/phosphatase family protein, producing MSVGLTTMTFNLRYSTAPDGANAWPNRRDALLAIIRHHDPDVLGVQEALADQIDDLRAWMPQHDVLGAGRDDGLRKGEHSSVFYRRNLLGLREGGTRWISPTPKVPGSLAFEARITRVFTWGEFFLASGGLVLVANAHLDHESPRARLLGGEMMRGVVQDRGLPAVVMGDFNCAAQEPPVLALTQSGLMAEALPAKGASVTFHGFDDTKTDGDMIDHVLHTKEWRCEWANIDRSRVGGRMPSDHFPVVARLILG from the coding sequence ATGTCGGTCGGCCTGACCACGATGACATTCAACCTGCGGTACTCCACCGCACCCGACGGGGCGAACGCCTGGCCAAACCGTCGCGACGCCCTCCTCGCCATCATCCGCCACCATGACCCCGACGTCCTCGGCGTCCAAGAGGCCCTCGCCGACCAGATTGACGACCTGAGGGCCTGGATGCCCCAGCATGATGTTCTGGGGGCGGGCCGCGACGACGGACTGCGCAAAGGTGAGCACTCGTCGGTCTTCTACCGTCGGAACCTCCTCGGTCTGCGGGAGGGCGGCACCCGGTGGATCAGCCCGACGCCCAAGGTGCCGGGTTCGCTGGCGTTCGAGGCACGGATCACCCGCGTCTTCACCTGGGGCGAGTTCTTCCTCGCCTCCGGCGGGCTCGTCTTGGTCGCCAACGCGCATCTTGACCACGAGTCACCCCGCGCCCGGCTTCTGGGGGGAGAAATGATGCGTGGCGTCGTCCAAGACCGTGGGCTTCCTGCCGTGGTGATGGGTGACTTCAATTGTGCCGCCCAAGAACCGCCCGTCCTTGCCCTGACCCAAAGCGGACTCATGGCCGAAGCTCTGCCTGCCAAGGGAGCCAGCGTGACGTTCCACGGCTTCGACGACACCAAGACCGACGGGGACATGATCGACCACGTCTTGCACACGAAGGAGTGGCGGTGTGAATGGGCCAATATCGACCGGAGCCGCGTCGGAGGCCGGATGCCGAGCGACCATTTCCCTGTGGTCGCCCGGCTCATCTTGGGCTAG
- a CDS encoding DNA polymerase III subunit alpha, with protein sequence MRPAGTETLSRWREAGEWWKGGPDIEVHRFIDQRGVRRETVTPVVETGTSIPSARGDAVLLHALSAYSRGGTMIAAQIPALAAEKGYGAVLLADRFSLSGAREFCRAAQEAGVRPMVGVTVELAEGGDLVLVATCPDGYRSLSRLVTECCLGEPRTYPLASWDRLARHTDGVLCLTGGSNGPVDLLVARKEYGSAKKCIDRLVSLYGRESVVVQVERTSLPWQPHVGRLLHQLADKTGVTCVAGGPVLTAERAHYPAHDILVCVDTLCKVEEVEGRKPARDPTQPQVRGLPRRSLNRERHMRHSSEAVSVYADEPCLIDESRRIADRCDSDVLPGRVELPQFCADEDTALRQVVEHGAWCRYGALSRQQKARVRRELDRMVKLGWSRHFLIAWEMCEWARGEGILFSGRGSVVDSMVAYCLGISRIDAFEFNLHFDRFLPPDGGKRPDIDIDFEASRREDVRQHLVRRYGDDHVATVAAVGTYRTRGIVREVGKVMGIPESHLSYLSKRLHGGVSPERLVMALDSRPELRDSDIPRERYHWVFEFAERLADLPRNMRAHSSGVVVSKSPVADTVPVQLSGADGVKIMQWDKRSAKHSFDKFDLLCLRGNDVLGGTMRRVDGLDVCDLPLDDDGVYRAMRSGQLVGVPQSASPAMRQAHIRIGTRNLKDAGIVQAGIRPGVGGAVKLNEFIARRQGKPFVFVHPDLEVILGPTLGIVVFQEQIDQLLEKFGGYTGDEAEEIREAVQKHHDRHRDGQVCEDVVARIVARGYSRQVAQEVHALVSGFKGYGFAEGHALAFAEVSVRSIYCQQNYPSQYFAALLDAQPAGYYGPATLCNEARVRGVQVLQPDVNKSEAGFSVEDVKATEDPKIMVPAGGVRVPLRQIAGLSVATVDRSLRGRPYHSFFDFVVRVRPEKDELRNLVHAGAFDSLTPHRRALLWMVDHALGLARSPVTEDCLPLQFEDPPLPLEIDDFNVVERAVAERRLMGLDVARHLMAFERDRVTARGGLTAAEASCLTTTEPVFVVGNPIRLRFPPTESGRRVLFFDLEDETGLLNVTCFDDVYQRDGHKVVCHPFVTVRGVAQNRDGHIAFMARRIYPYRPNISEASSSVPMPLTIGDFLMR encoded by the coding sequence ATGCGACCGGCTGGAACTGAGACCCTCTCCCGATGGCGTGAGGCGGGCGAGTGGTGGAAGGGCGGGCCCGACATTGAGGTCCACCGGTTTATCGACCAGCGGGGAGTCCGCCGCGAGACAGTCACGCCGGTCGTAGAGACGGGCACGAGCATCCCGAGCGCGAGGGGTGACGCGGTCCTTCTCCATGCCCTCAGCGCCTATTCCCGAGGGGGGACGATGATCGCCGCCCAGATCCCCGCGTTGGCGGCCGAGAAGGGGTATGGCGCGGTGCTCCTTGCCGACCGGTTCTCGCTGTCGGGAGCACGCGAGTTCTGTCGGGCAGCGCAGGAAGCTGGGGTGCGACCGATGGTCGGTGTGACTGTGGAACTGGCCGAGGGCGGCGACCTTGTCTTGGTCGCCACATGCCCGGACGGTTACCGTTCCTTGTCGCGGCTCGTCACCGAATGTTGCCTGGGTGAGCCGAGGACATACCCCTTGGCCAGTTGGGACCGCCTCGCCCGTCACACAGACGGCGTCTTGTGTTTGACGGGAGGAAGCAACGGCCCCGTCGACCTCCTTGTCGCACGAAAGGAGTATGGCTCCGCCAAGAAGTGCATTGACCGTTTGGTCAGCCTCTACGGCAGAGAAAGCGTCGTGGTGCAGGTCGAAAGGACGTCACTGCCATGGCAACCTCATGTCGGACGGCTTCTCCACCAATTGGCCGACAAGACTGGCGTCACCTGTGTGGCCGGCGGCCCGGTGTTGACCGCCGAGCGGGCGCACTATCCCGCCCACGACATCCTGGTGTGTGTGGACACCCTTTGCAAGGTCGAGGAGGTCGAGGGACGCAAACCGGCGCGTGACCCGACCCAGCCTCAGGTCCGTGGGCTACCGAGGCGCTCACTGAACCGGGAGCGGCACATGCGCCACAGCTCGGAGGCCGTTTCCGTCTACGCTGACGAGCCTTGTCTCATCGATGAGTCCCGCCGCATCGCCGACCGGTGCGACAGCGACGTCTTGCCCGGCCGGGTCGAACTTCCCCAGTTCTGTGCCGACGAAGACACCGCCCTACGCCAGGTGGTCGAGCACGGTGCTTGGTGCCGGTATGGAGCGCTCTCAAGGCAACAGAAGGCCAGAGTCCGCCGCGAACTTGACCGGATGGTCAAACTCGGATGGTCGCGGCACTTCCTCATCGCATGGGAGATGTGCGAGTGGGCGAGAGGAGAGGGGATCCTTTTCAGCGGCCGTGGTTCTGTGGTCGACTCCATGGTCGCGTATTGCCTGGGCATCTCGCGCATCGACGCGTTCGAGTTCAACCTGCACTTCGACCGGTTCCTCCCCCCTGACGGGGGTAAACGCCCGGACATCGACATCGATTTCGAGGCGTCGCGCCGGGAGGACGTCCGCCAGCACCTCGTGCGGCGTTACGGAGACGACCATGTCGCGACGGTCGCCGCGGTCGGCACGTACCGCACCCGCGGCATCGTGCGCGAGGTCGGCAAGGTGATGGGGATCCCCGAGAGTCACCTTTCCTATCTCTCGAAGCGTCTCCACGGCGGCGTCTCGCCGGAGCGCCTTGTCATGGCCTTGGACAGTCGCCCTGAACTGCGCGACAGCGACATCCCGCGGGAGAGATACCACTGGGTCTTCGAGTTTGCCGAGCGTCTTGCCGACTTGCCGCGCAACATGCGTGCCCACTCGTCAGGCGTCGTCGTCTCCAAGAGCCCCGTCGCGGACACAGTGCCCGTCCAGTTGTCCGGTGCGGACGGTGTGAAGATCATGCAGTGGGACAAGCGGAGCGCGAAGCACTCCTTCGACAAGTTCGACTTACTGTGCCTGCGTGGCAACGACGTCCTGGGTGGCACGATGCGCCGGGTCGACGGACTCGACGTCTGCGACCTTCCCCTCGACGACGACGGTGTGTACCGGGCGATGCGGTCGGGACAGTTGGTCGGTGTCCCCCAGTCCGCATCGCCAGCGATGCGGCAAGCCCATATCCGCATCGGCACGAGGAACCTCAAGGACGCCGGTATCGTCCAGGCGGGGATCAGGCCTGGGGTCGGTGGCGCCGTGAAACTCAACGAGTTCATCGCCCGCCGCCAGGGTAAGCCGTTTGTCTTTGTCCATCCTGACCTTGAGGTGATCCTTGGCCCGACCTTGGGGATTGTCGTCTTCCAAGAACAAATCGACCAATTGTTGGAGAAGTTCGGCGGATACACCGGGGACGAGGCCGAGGAGATCCGCGAAGCGGTGCAGAAGCACCACGACCGACACCGGGACGGACAGGTGTGCGAGGATGTCGTCGCCCGGATCGTCGCCCGTGGGTACAGCCGCCAAGTCGCTCAAGAGGTCCACGCCCTCGTTTCGGGTTTCAAGGGATATGGCTTCGCCGAGGGGCATGCCCTCGCGTTCGCCGAGGTGTCGGTTCGCTCGATCTATTGCCAGCAGAACTACCCGTCCCAGTACTTCGCCGCCCTTCTCGACGCCCAACCCGCTGGTTACTACGGCCCGGCCACCCTTTGTAACGAAGCCCGTGTCCGGGGGGTGCAGGTCCTTCAACCCGACGTCAACAAGAGTGAGGCGGGCTTCTCTGTCGAGGACGTCAAAGCGACCGAGGACCCCAAGATCATGGTCCCGGCCGGCGGCGTGCGTGTCCCGCTCAGACAGATCGCGGGCCTATCGGTGGCGACGGTCGACCGGTCACTGCGAGGCCGTCCGTACCACTCTTTCTTTGACTTTGTCGTCCGGGTACGGCCCGAGAAGGACGAACTCCGCAACCTGGTGCATGCCGGTGCGTTCGACAGCCTGACCCCCCATCGCCGCGCCCTTCTGTGGATGGTCGACCACGCTTTGGGCCTGGCGCGGTCGCCGGTCACCGAGGATTGCCTCCCGCTCCAATTCGAAGACCCTCCGCTCCCTCTGGAAATCGACGACTTCAACGTAGTCGAGAGGGCCGTCGCGGAGCGTCGGTTGATGGGGCTCGACGTCGCCCGCCATCTGATGGCGTTCGAGCGCGACCGGGTCACCGCCCGTGGTGGGCTCACCGCCGCCGAGGCCTCGTGCTTGACCACCACCGAGCCGGTGTTTGTCGTCGGCAACCCGATCCGGTTGAGGTTCCCTCCGACCGAGAGTGGCCGGCGCGTCCTCTTCTTTGACCTCGAGGACGAGACCGGCCTCCTCAATGTGACCTGCTTTGACGACGTCTACCAGCGAGACGGGCACAAGGTGGTCTGCCACCCGTTTGTCACCGTTCGTGGCGTCGCCCAGAACCGTGACGGGCACATCGCTTTCATGGCGCGGCGGATCTATCCCTACCGTCCGAACATCTCCGAGGCCTCGTCGTCCGTCCCGATGCCCTTGACCATCGGAGACTTCCTGATGAGGTGA